The region TATTCGTAACACATAAAGACATTCAGAACGCCGGCTTGCCCGGCGCGATGTTTAGTCGCAAAGCCCTGCCCTCGCAAGACGGCAGGGTTTTTTTCTGCTCGCGCACCGGAACGCTCGTCCACGCGCAAACTCACAACGAACACGCCCACCGAGTGTGCTTTTCTTGACGTACCACAAACTTCATCGCAATACTGCTCAACGGGGCGATGCTCGCGACCCAATGCCGCAGCGCCAATTCACGCGTGCAAGGTCACTGCTCCTAAAATCGGGATGCACTCGCCAGACCGCAGAAGCGGCCTGGTTCCAGCCGGAATCACCGGCGTGAAGTCGCCTTCGACCGATCATGACCATAGCCCTCAATCGCAATAACAGCCCCCGTCCGGGCCTGCGCAAGCGGCTCGCCGGCTGGGTGCGCGGTCCGACGCTGGCGCGGGATATCGCCATCGTCCTCGCCATCAAATTCGCATTGCTGATGGCGCTCAAATACACGTTCTTCAGTCATCCGCAGGCGGAGCATATGTC is a window of Paraburkholderia sp. IMGN_8 DNA encoding:
- the cydP gene encoding cytochrome oxidase putative small subunit CydP — translated: MTIALNRNNSPRPGLRKRLAGWVRGPTLARDIAIVLAIKFALLMALKYTFFSHPQAEHMSLPPEQVAQALLSVPASHPSQGDQHAR